The Lasioglossum baleicum chromosome 5, iyLasBale1, whole genome shotgun sequence genome segment CTCATCGAGTTCCGTGTGTATAATAATGTATTGTATGGAGGTATGGTCAAGTACCGAGTTTACGTATGCGCCTATACGTATATGTGTATATAATCGTGTATAGATTATAGATGCATGGTATTTATGTAACTTGATGTAACGTATGCCTGTCATGTGTAGTGGAGAGACCAGTATAGTTTTCTGATACATAAGAAAATCGATCGAACAGTAAAGacgaatttgattcgtttgtgtaaaaaaatatctGTACGCTAATTATAGTCGAAACGTACGAGTAATCCGATTATTTAGGAAGAAATAAGGGAGAGAATTGAGAAGTCTCGATATGCGGGTTTTGCTAAACGAGTGAGATGTATGATCCTCGTTGTAAGTATAGAATACAGAAAGATTGTTTTGTTGACGACTATCACGACCGCAACAACGAAAAAAGTAAATTTGTCGCGAAACGGAGCGCTTCGTAAATGCGAGAAGTTGATGCGTTCCCGTTTCTTTTGCTTATCGAAGCAGCGCGTCATCAGATTTAAGGTTACACGCGACACGGCGTATGATATTGACCGTGCGACCAGTCTTGTGCAATATGATTTCCTCGCTTTATTCTACGCGTAGCTTGTTCCTCGCGCGAAGACGAACAAGATGTGAGCGATCGAATAAAACGATTTCACTTTCAGAACAAAGTGTAGCAAATGGAAGATGTTAAAGTGAAAGATGAACCGATGGATGCATTAAACATAGACTGTCAGGTTATGGTAAACGTTTTCTATGAAACAGCAGCACCATACAATACAATGCTATCGCAAGGACTCTAACTTAAAACCTTACTTTAAGGACGAAAACATTGTAAGCGTTGTACTTAAAGAAGAACCTGGCGATAGATTTGATCCCGACTACATGGAGGACATCTGCTCTGGTACATTCGAGAAGGTATTCTTACCTATCGAACAAAACGAAGTTGACTTTTCTAATGAAATGGTAAATGTCCATGTTATCTGCCAACCAATCTCTGTTCTTTCTCGACTGGAATCGATAAATTCAACAGAAAGCATTGATTCTAggtaaaattggaattggacGGCGAATCTAGCAGTCATCCGAATTGGGCGGCTCATATCGCTAATGCCAATCTCTGTGACAAAGAGGACGGAGCTATACAAAGATGTTTGGCCAATGCAAATTTCACGCAACCACAAGACACAGATAAACACCCTGGTTTTTGCACGAATGGACAGCAACCCAAGTTTTATAAAATCCAATGTTCTATCTGCAAGAAGTGGTTCTTGAACAACGACTCCATGGTTACGCATTTAAGAATGCACTGCAGCGGGAGCCAGTGCGAGGTCTGCCAGCAGAACTTCCAAGACAGTTCGAGTTTGCACGCTCACATGTTGACCCATGTTGGAATGAATCCGCTGGAGTGCAACGTTTGTCAGAAAAGATTCGCTTACAAATGGTGTTTGCGCAGTCACATGCAGATGCATGTTCTGGAAAAGCCGTACGATGCTGAGGCGTTACAGGAAGCGTACATGAAGCGACCGGATTCCGAAAACGACCAGTCGATCAGCACGGAGGATAGAATATTCGAGTGTGATGTATGTCACGCGATTTTCAAAGAGAAGATCAGCTTGAACCGGCACGTGCTCACGCATACCGAGGAGAGGTTGTATAAATGCGACATATGTTTCGTGACCTTCCGTGAAAAGACGAAATTGCATACGCATATGATGTTGCATGGGGGAAATAAACAGTTCAAGTGCACCATGTGTCACAGGTCGTTCACGCAGAAAACGGCGTTGAACAATCACATGCTGGCGCACAGCGGCGAGAAACCCCATGCGTGCAATATCTGCGAGAAAACGTACAAAAGGAAATCGGAACTGATCCGGCACACGATGGTGCACACCGGCGAGAGACCGTACGAATGTAAAGAATGCCTAATGACTTTCCGGGAGAAGGCCAAACTGAATTCCCATATGTTGGTGCATACGGGCGAGAAGCCGCACGAGTGTCACATTTGTCATAAAGCCTGCGCGCGAAAATCGGATCTCAACAGCCACATGTTGTTGCACACCGGAGGCCAGTACGACTGCAAAGTGTGCGATAAAATCTTCACACGCAGATCGGACCTGAATCGGCACACCCTGATACACACCGGCGAGAAACCGTTCGCCTGCGAGCTCTGCGAGATGGCTTTCAGAGAGAAGACTAGACTGAATTCTCACATGCTAATACACACTGGTGACAAGAGGCACGTGTGCCACATTTGTCAGAAAACGTTCAAGGAGAAGTCCTCATTGCGGAAACACATGCTAAGCCACACAGGCGACAGACCGTACGAATGTTACGTCTGTCACAAGGCGTTTACCCAGAAGACGACATTGAACAGCCACATATTAGTCCACGCAGGTGAAAGACCGTACGAATGTAGCGCATGCCAGAAAATCTTTAAGGATAAAGCGACGTTGAAAAAGCATTTATCGGTGCACATTAACGAGAAAACGCACGAGTGTCTGATCTGTTTGAAAAAGTTTGCCCACAAAGCTGCATTGAATAGTCATTTATCGACAAATCATACGTCCTAATTAGAGAGATCTAGTCCAATTTATTTGTGCTTttagtttatttttattaaacaccTGTGTACGTCTGATAGTTGCATAACGATGATTATGTGTACGTATATCAACTGTTTTATATGCTCACTCGATCCGACAAGTTGCATACTTTCCTGTATATCATTAAgtacaataaattaatttttaattaatcagAAGCTATTCTTTCCAATACTCGTACATTTTAGTCGTTTAATCCGCTCGGATAACCCGTGTGTTATCACCCGGGAAATAAGAAACTCTTCTATCGTGTCGTGATATTCAACGGTATATACACATTTGTATTTTTTACTTTTCAACTATTCTAGAACGAAAAACAATAGAAAAAGAATACGCAAATTGCGATTAAACGTATTTCTCTAATTATGTCAGATTATTTGTTGAATTAGCCTTAATGGATATTATGCATTGCCAATTGTGGTCttcgtaattactagactggggattttatgcatttatgacaaaagtgagtaaggcgaaatttaaaacagtagaaagattaaAGAGAATTTAGGAATATTCACACGTTACTTTTAACAATTTAAAGAGATCAACGAAAGATgcctatttttatttcacttctgtgtcttgcaacggACGTacaacatttctattttgcataaagatccgcagtgtaataattACCGCAACTAGTAGTCTTTAAAAAAGAACTAGTATTGCCATCTGCAATAACGCGCTCAAGCTAATGCATAGCACAGACTGCTGGAGTACAATTTTTCTCGAGCTATACAATTAACTTTGAATTACTCGTATTTAGTATTTACAATATCAAAACTTAAAATTTAGCGTTTCAAACGTAAACAAAGGTGTAGGCCACACATTAATGTATGGCTATTTCATTGAGtaagaatttatttatgttggagcGATGTAAAGTTCCATGTAGCCAGTTACACagaaagtggagtgcgagtaatCGAAGGTTAAACAAGATAGAATGACACACATAAAGATCTTTATGCGTATTATTTGCAAAATACATGTATGCGTAACATGTCTGATGATATTGTTCGTGAGTGCTACTCGCATCATTCAAATATATGCGGCGTATGAATTTTTCCCGCCAAATTCCGTTACGCATTTGTTATTGGAATAAAGTATACAAGATACTCGATTCCTACTAACAAATCTAAGTTTGCACCTTGTCGGTAACGTCGGGTGTGATACTAAAACAGTACGGGGGCCCTAAATGGATCCCTTGAACCTCGGACAAAAAGTCCCATTACACGAGATGTCTGTTACGAATTCCAGTTTCTGCTTAGTAGTATGTTGACGTCGCTAGATGGCGTCTCTTATTTGTATAATTGTTTTTCATTATAGCGAATACGATGCGCAGACAAGCTTCTGATTTACGATTTTCAAAATAAGACGAGTCCAATGGGGAGAAACTTTTGGAAATGGAGCTGTCACAAAATGTCCAAATTTCGTCCGATCCGGGAACAAAAGGATTCGACTTGTCGGCTGGAGGAACGTGGATATACCCGGAGAATTATCCTGTCAGAGATTATCAATTTAACGTAGTCAAAGCTTCATTGTACTGCAATACTTTAGTTTGTTTACCAACTGGTAAGATTAAACGATCAATGGGaaaaataattgtataaaaatcattaacTACATGTTTTTATCGACTCGCAAACAGGATTGGGAAAAACATTTATCGCTGCGGTTGTTATGTATAATTTTTGGAGATGGTATCCTTGTGGAAAAGTTGTATTCTTGGCGCCTACTAAACCATTGGTCACGCAACAAATTTTTGCCTGCCATAATGTAATGGGCATACCTACCACGGAGACTATCGAACTTACAGGTATGGAATAGACGATGTGCAATTTAGAGAATGCTTCTTAACTTCTCTGTATCGACGCAACGTTACAGGAGCAGTCAATCAAAAGCAACGTGAAGTAGCCTGGTGCAAACAGAGAGTGATATTTGCTACTCCTCAGGTTTTTCACAATGACCTCGAAAAGAATATTGTGCCTGCTAATTTAGTGAAATGCGTAGTCATCGACGAAGCTCATAAAGCTTTGGGGAAGCATTCTTATTGTGAGGTATCCTCAGTTAACACATATTATTTTACTTAaagaggtagactcgtttcaaaagcactagataaaacatcaatcTAGGCTTTATGCTtctaaataatgcaaattacgcctcggaaatgtaaaaataggaatTTTAAGAGCAAttgtggcctagattgatcttttatctagcgcttttgactactgaaaaagaaagagaaatgcgaaggcgcatcctgcacctttgcaatcctggaaacgagactaccgcCTTTTGATTTTCATAGACGAAATATTAAACCTATTTTTTCTGTGCAGtgcattaaaatattaaatgagaaaaataaaaacTACAGGCTACTAGCCCTTTCGGCTACACCAGGAAATAAAATTGACAATGTTCACGAGGTAATGCTCATTATTATAAACAGTCGCTGTGAGttactaaaattttctacgtgtttCTTTATAGGTGATACAAAACTTGTGTATAGCTCACATAGAATTAAGAGATGATACTTCTCCCGATATTATTCCATATATCAACCAAAGGAAAGTTGATATAATTTTGGTGCCCCTAAATAATGAATTAACCGAGTATAAAGAGCAATATATTTCCATTATGGATCGGCATGTCAGAGTTTTAATTCAGAGCAATGTTCTTCGTGGACATACTGCCAATATTTCTAAAGGAAAGGTAAATTACGATGTTACGTAtatatagatttatttataactgTAGTCTATATTGCTGAAATGTTATTTTCTGTCCAGTAGATATTTTATTTGCTGAAAGAATTTCAAAAGAAGGGAAACAGGCCTGGAAATAATGGACAAATCATGAAAACGTTAAATATATTGATGACCATGTATCACGCGTACGAACTAATGGTCAGGGACGGTCTTCGAgcgtttttgaaattttatcacAGTAAGAAAACGCGGAAAatacaattaaccctttgcactcggagatatttcaactcgaaaattgaacatttcttctgacTCTCTCAGAGTCACCGTTcgaatgctaagggttaaaatagtTGCTTCAacgttttacaattttaatacgTTCGTTATTGGTAGGTCACTCCGACAAATTTTGGATGAACGAGGAGATACACCTGCAAGAGTTActcgaaaatattgaaagataCCTAGGTGAATTTCCGGATGTGAAGACTCTATCCCCAGATTCGGAAGTTCGTAGATATTAATCTGTAGAAAAGAAATGTTTGTTTTTCAAAATACTATCGGACTGTAATATGAAATTTACTTCCAGATTCCGCAAAATCTCATATTCGGCCACACGAAATTCGAGAAATTGAAAGAACTGCTCGAACATCATTTCAAGAGGAATCAAAATGGAGAGGATGATACACGAGCAATAGTTTTTGTCGAGGTTCGCACTGGAAATATTTaagattaaaaagaaattacaaaGACGTCTATTAGTTTACGTGTTGCGTAGTATAGGGACATCGTCAGCGAGGTTTACGTCTTACTGTTGCAATGCCGGCCATTGATAAGACCTCAGATGTTCGTCGGCCAAGCTGGACAGAAACAGAAGCAACAAATAAAAGCGTTAGATGATTTTCGAAATAATCGCGTTAACGTTCTTATATCTACAAGTATAGGTATGCAGCGTCTTACTGTAGCATACTATATAGTTACCGTAAACAGTCCTGTAAACCTAGtattaatattaacaatattatCTTGCAATGTAGGAGAAGAAGGATTAGACGTCGGAGAAGTCGATCTAATAATATGCTTCGACATATCTCAAAATTCGCCTACTCGGCTTGTACAAAGAATGGGAAGAACCGGCCGAAAACGCGACGGCCATATCATCATTCTTGTCACGGATGGAAGAGAGCACGAGGTAATTTAAGTGCAACAGttcgaaacagttattttcagaaTCGTTTCAGTCCCTGGTTTGAAACAGTCTCTAAAAAAATAGTTCATGAAAATTGCAGACCTTAAAGACAACGATAGCCAGAAGAGATTCTCTAAATAACAAGGTATTAAAGATGGACAACATTCTCTCATCTCTTTATCAAGATAATCCGCGTATGATTCCCGAGTCGTTGATTCCGGAATGTCTGAAGATGCACATCCACGTGCAACCAAAAACTCCAACCGTGAAAGGGAAGAACGAGAAGAAAAAATTAGACAAGAAATCGACTAAAAGCAAGAAGGTTTCTAAAAAGACAGCAGCAACAGGTGATGAGATAATTGAACTTATTCTTGTAGATGCAACGATCTAAAAATGTATTTAAcacaaaaattgatattttagaATCAAACGCGGAGCCGCAGTGCGGTAAAACAAAATCTTTAATGGATTTCTTCCAAAGCAGAAAAGACGAGGACGTCGTGGACGAAGATTTCAAAGTGCCGACCATGGAACCCACTCGGAACATCAAAGTCTCCAAGATGACAAAACCGAACGATGTAAAGATTTTATCTTGCGATACCGCGGCGATAGATTTCCTTACAACGTGCGCGATGAGAAATTCGCAGAAGGATACGAGCATAAAGGAAACGGATGACATAAGCGATTTGTATCTGCCTAAATTTTCTCTGAACAAAGATTTCTTTCAATTCTCGATACCCGATCCAAGCATTCTCGATTGTCTAGTCACATTGGACGAAgtcgttcgtcgaaagcgaGAGGAAAAGATGATCTCGGATGAGTACGATATCGGTTATAGAAGCAGTCCTTGCGGTAACAACGATGATGCTAATAATGGCATCGACGACCaagtgttcatggaaacgatCCCAGAAATCGAATACAACGATTGTATTGCCGCAGTTTCGAAGTTCGAGGACTTGCTTGACGACAGTAACGAATCGAAGTTCGAGGACTTGCTTGACGACAGTAACGAATCGAAGTTCGAGGACTTGCACGACAACAGTAACGAATCGAAGTTCGAGGACTTGCTTGACGACAGTAGCAAATCGAACGAAAGCGACGGATTCGAAGAAGAAGATAAAGAAAACAAGAATAATGTGTGTCTCGTTAAAGACTTCGGGGATCTTTCACGACGAACAGATTACGATGAAGAGGTAGCAACGAATAACACATTTGTTTCGCACAATTTTGAGCCAGGTACGTTCGAGGACATATTAAACGACACATCCGACTCTGAATGCGCTTCTGAGAGCGCTCAGGTTGCAGAAGCTGGTGCAGAGGCATCCTCTAAATACTATGATGTCTGTAAGACTGTTGACGTCAAAACGCCTGTCAAGAGTCTGAAAGTGGAGGACGTCGAATTCGGTAGCTTCACAGCGTCCAACAGGAGCGAGGAtgcaattgaaaataatgttacTTCGAACAGATACATAGAGAAGAAGAGCTTGCTCAGCGTAACGCAAGCGATTAGCGAGATAGCTCTAATCAATTCGAATCCAGACTCTCGAGCGACGGCCCTAGAGTCTGACGACGACATGTTCAAAGACGAGTTCGACGCGGACCTAGCCGATGTTCCAGATTTCGAGCCGGAAGTGAAATATTCCATTGCACAAAGTCAGCTGGATACGAGATATTCGTTTAAACAAATCGAGCCAGAAATTAAATGTTCCTTTGAACAGAAGGAGCCGGAAGTGAAATGTTCCTTGAAACAAATTCAGCCGGAGGTGAATGTTTCTACTGCGCAAAGTCAGCTGGAAATGAAAACTTcgtttaaacaaattcagcCACAGATGAAATGTTCCTTTAAACAGAAGGAGCCGGAAATGGAATGTTCTACTGAACAGACTGCACCGACTGTCATAAGAGATTCAGATTTCCGGGAGAAGAAAACATTCGACGCAGAGTTTGCAATAGACGACTACATTTGGAACGATGATTTTGAGGTTTGCGACTCTGAAGAAACTGGTGGCACGTCGAATTGGTTCAAAGAAGAGAAGACCAAGTCCCAAGGAGGCGCGTGTAGTTTCCTAGCGTGGGATTCAGACGACGATTGGATCTCTGTTGAGAAATCAGCGAAAAAGCCTACTTCCGGGACCAGTATCGCGAGGAAGTTGGCGGGCGCGAAGAAGAGGTTGAGCTTGAAGTGCGATTCCACAAGGAATGTGAACGATCGAGCTACGAACACCGTTGATGTACagagtaatttctttctcaagGATAAGAAGAAAAGCGTCGAGTTCGATACCAGTTATTTCTTCGAGGATGTGAAAGAAAACTTCGAGAGCGAGAGGGTCAATAGCGCGAGATCGAAAAGTTTCAAGGCGCTTTCCTCTTTGAGTAACGAGCGTAAAAGAAGACGGAGGAGAGCAAGGAACGAGTTCATCGATGACGAGGCGCAAGTTTCCTCGAACGACGAGGCTGACACTACCGACGGAAGTTCCGGGACTGATCAAGATCTCGAAGACTTTGTCAGCTACACGCAGAACGTGCACGACACTTCTGACATGAGAGCGCACTACTTGCGTACAATCAGGAGTCCTGTGAAAAGACACGATGGGTTCATTTTCAAGGAACCGCGGGCCGTCGATACTAGCATCGAAATATATTCGCAGCCTGTGTCGCAATCTCACGAATCCTACTTAAATGTAAGCGAAATGTTGCACGGGTACTTTGAATGTACAACACTTGTCAGAAAACCTGTTGATTAATTGTTTTCGGATTTCTTGTAGGATACCTTCTGCGTGGGGGAAGACGAGGAATCAGTTCCTGTCGAAGAATTGTCCGAGCTGGAAAAAGCCGAGCAAGAATTGGAAAGGAGGAAGAGGAAGCGCGGGAGGGACGCAGGGTACGAAGAAAAtacgaagaaaagaagaaaacgaaacagGAGGATAAATGTAATAAACCACTCGAGCAGTAGCGAAGACGAGACTGCGATATTACGCGAGCAAATCAAAGAAGAATCGTTCATGATCGCGCAACGCAGCGGCAATAGGGTTTAACGCGTTTTGAAATCGTTATTTAACTTACAGCGTgtatcaatatttttatatactaaTTTAACTGCGGATAATGTCTAGATTCGaagaaattgtacaattttttttaacgaaactCTATTTTAACCGAAATAAATCTCTAtgtcacttcagtttgttgcaattcaggtaaaaactgtttattttgcataaagatccgctgtctaatcatgagCTTCGAGGACAACGCAGGTACACCGTGAGACGCATTCCgcaaggcagggcccgctctagcggttacgacgccccgggcaaaaaaacaaattgccgcccctttttagcactaagcaccgcgctgaacaaaatgacctttttttttttagcaaaattgtctggcaagggtagtctgaaattttctattaattgaatatttaaaacatcattatttttgtcacacttacagccaaagccaaaatggcgcccctaaattttggcgccccgggcaaatgcccgggttgtcccccccctagagcgggccctgcgcAAGGCTGCCGTCTGCTCGAAATCTATGTCTGTTTCTCTATGAAATAATGTGTCTCGCTTAACGCAAACAATAAACCTACTTTCATGGTCCCAACAGGTAAACTGTTCTAAATGCATCCCTTATCGCATAAGCGCGGGTTGGTCCATGGTCCAGTATACCTCTCCGTCCCTTCTACAAGTATATAAAGCAGAGGCAAGAGAAATTTTCGCTCGATCTCTGAACTCCTTGAAACTCGAGGCCCCCCAAGTACTTCCTTGCAGAAACGAAGAAAAAACAATCAAGGACAAATGAATCGCTGTCTGACGATATCATTGGCGTAGAATCATTGTCTGAGGAGCAGGAGGTCCCCTGACTTGCCCATATGTTCCCCGTATGTACGCCAATGCTGACGAGATATCAGAGAACTCAAACATCAGTTAAAAAAGTTCATTATgtcatcgctagactgcggatttttatgcatttatggcttgtaaagattttgaaaatattttttttcatttattttggaCTTACAAGGGCTATTACCGCTGAAACTAATATATCATTTGATTCTCCACTTCCTTCAAACTTATCTACAACAAAAATTGACAATTGCATAAACACCACGCTGTATATTTATCCGAGTTATTCGGAGCTCGGTAGCTGCGGATCTTCCGCGAAAACTGGATACAAAGGATATCCCGTTCCACGGATTTTGCCGTTCCGAAAACAGTCCCACCGGGTTACCGAGGTAGCAACCAGCGTGCTTCCGTTCACCAGCGAAATCTTTCCCTACGATGCGCAGATCGGCGCTTATGTTTCACGGGCAGCAGTTTCATGACCACCGTCTGCGCGCCTACCCCCACCTGCAGCATCAACTTCCCCGGGCCTCGCCAAGGACCAGGTAACGCGATTCTTAACCTTTCGAATCTATCTTTTTACAAACATatatgtacagtaaagtcgcgatctagctccctgaggATCTCCGCGATCACTTCGCCTACCCCTTCTACTGGGGGGCATCCCCGCGAGAGTCCAAGAAGCTCGAGCTACCGTGCGGTCGAcgtagtcataaaaaaatagtttccctacacgatctctgtccctgaTCGGAACAGGAGATgcgagctagatcgcgactttagtGTAAGAATTATtcgaattgtcgcgaatacACACGATCGAGCGGCGTTGGTTTAAAGCTGTTATCTTGTTAATTCTCGACAACATGTTTTTTTTCGAGTCCGGTCAAGATACGCGTGAAAAAAAGCTACCAGAAAGCTGTTACGTAATAGGTTTCTCGAAGAATGTGCTACAGCGCGCTTCCCGTATGAAGAATTGGCTATAGTTCTAGTTCGTCTTCATCGGTGATTCTATTTCGCAGGAGCAAGTGTAGCCGAGCTGACCGGCGCTTTTAGATGGCCACGGAGATGAACAACAGCAAACCGAGAAACGGATGGAGAGAAGAAACACGTCCGATAACCCGAAGGCAACATGATTTTCCCTCTTCCGAACCCGTGTTCTGTTACGAATAAACGATCCGCGTGTATGTCCGTCGGAGATGTGCCATTTCTTGTGTACTCGTTCGTTTCATAATAGAACAATTTCGTACACAAGGAATTGTTGTCTTTAATGTTGAAGATAATACGCGACGTTCCAGCAGATTACGCAAACCGTGATTCCTCGACGACAACGATAGCGTATCGTTGGAATAAGCGACAGAGCCGGAATCGGTTAACAGCGTTCCGTTCGTATCCATGAATCATCCTCGACATTTCTTTCCCGTTGATTCGTCCTGCCGAACACAGCCGGTTCCCCCTTGCCTTGTATCGCTTCTCCTCTGTTGCGTGCGCGATTTAGAGGACGGACGAACCAGCTAACGGCCGGACGGACAGACGAACAGATAAAGCCGACCGACCGGTTCCCCGTTTCGTGAACTTCGCTGGATGAGATCGAACACATCATTGCCATTCTGCCTCGACGCGTTCTCGAATCGTTGCAAGAGCGCGCACGCTGCGGCAGACATTTATCAACTGTAATTATCTGGCGAATACAGAAGATCTGCGACGATGAACTGCGCCAATATATTCGGTAAGAGGCCGTTCCCTCTCGATCTTCGTACGATTTGTTTTGGCATCGTGTTTTTGCGATTTATCgggagaaacaaaaaaaaatagagTGTATCGATCCTTCGATCGTGGACCATTCTTCGGATTAAATCGCCTCGAAGCTTCCTcgaagaaaatatgtatatatatacatatgtgttttgTTTGCAGGATTGCTGACGATAATTGCCACGGTTGCGACGGGGTCATGCGGAGTCGTGACGACGGGAATTCCCAACGCTTCGAACGCAACTACTCGTAGGATCGATCTTCTGAACGGGAACCATGATGATATCCATGTAGACGATTTTGTGCCATATCAAGGAGAACGATTCTCCTCATTCGACTGGTCGTTGTTCGCGGTAATTATTTATACGCCTCCCTTTTCCATATTACGTACTCTGATGATTTTCGTTGTCACCAGGCCTTGTGCAAAAAACAGTCCGACAATCTGCTCGTGTCGCCGATCTCGCTGAAAATCGCGCTGGTGCTGTTGTACGAGGGCTCGCAGGACCAATCTGCCCTTGAGATCGCCCAAGCGATGCGACTGCCTGCCACTCTAACTGCTACCAGAGATAGATTCACCGGTATCTTGCGATCGCTTCGTGTAAGATAGAAAAGACGgcgatttaaacaaaaattgtccCGTTTGCCTTCCGCGGATTAATTGTTGAACCGGTTCGCAGGCTAATTCGCCGGCTTACAAGGTGAACATCGGGACAAGAATTTATACCGACGCGATCATATCGATCAGACAACGGTACCAGGCTATCGCGGAAACTTTCTACGCCACCGGTGTGAAAATCGCGAATTTTTCCAACGCCCAACCGATTGTTCAAGAAATTAACCAGTGGGTCAGCAACGTCACCGACGGAAATATAGAACGATTGGTGGAGGATGGTAAGGAATAGGAGATTCATATTTCAcgtatatatttaaaaacacaTGCATCAACGTATCCGCACATtttaattcgtattcatttttaatgaatgtataaaatattaGATAGAAAAATGAATTTGATGTTTGATGATGAAAACACCATTCTGGAGCAGCTATACTGTTGCTGATatgtttttaatattctctTGCCGGCTCTACAATTCTCAGatgtttaaatttattgttgtacCACCCACCGCGAAATTCGAGACACTTCTAAaaaattatgcaaattaaaatgaGGAT includes the following:
- the LOC143208715 gene encoding uncharacterized protein LOC143208715 isoform X2, which translates into the protein MEDVKVKDEPMDALNIDCQVMDENIVSVVLKEEPGDRFDPDYMEDICSGTFEKVFLPIEQNEVDFSNEMVKLELDGESSSHPNWAAHIANANLCDKEDGAIQRCLANANFTQPQDTDKHPGFCTNGQQPKFYKIQCSICKKWFLNNDSMVTHLRMHCSGSQCEVCQQNFQDSSSLHAHMLTHVGMNPLECNVCQKRFAYKWCLRSHMQMHVLEKPYDAEALQEAYMKRPDSENDQSISTEDRIFECDVCHAIFKEKISLNRHVLTHTEERLYKCDICFVTFREKTKLHTHMMLHGGNKQFKCTMCHRSFTQKTALNNHMLAHSGEKPHACNICEKTYKRKSELIRHTMVHTGERPYECKECLMTFREKAKLNSHMLVHTGEKPHECHICHKACARKSDLNSHMLLHTGGQYDCKVCDKIFTRRSDLNRHTLIHTGEKPFACELCEMAFREKTRLNSHMLIHTGDKRHVCHICQKTFKEKSSLRKHMLSHTGDRPYECYVCHKAFTQKTTLNSHILVHAGERPYECSACQKIFKDKATLKKHLSVHINEKTHECLICLKKFAHKAALNSHLSTNHTS
- the LOC143208715 gene encoding uncharacterized protein LOC143208715 isoform X1; protein product: MKQQHHTIQCYRKDSNLKPYFKDENIVSVVLKEEPGDRFDPDYMEDICSGTFEKVFLPIEQNEVDFSNEMVKLELDGESSSHPNWAAHIANANLCDKEDGAIQRCLANANFTQPQDTDKHPGFCTNGQQPKFYKIQCSICKKWFLNNDSMVTHLRMHCSGSQCEVCQQNFQDSSSLHAHMLTHVGMNPLECNVCQKRFAYKWCLRSHMQMHVLEKPYDAEALQEAYMKRPDSENDQSISTEDRIFECDVCHAIFKEKISLNRHVLTHTEERLYKCDICFVTFREKTKLHTHMMLHGGNKQFKCTMCHRSFTQKTALNNHMLAHSGEKPHACNICEKTYKRKSELIRHTMVHTGERPYECKECLMTFREKAKLNSHMLVHTGEKPHECHICHKACARKSDLNSHMLLHTGGQYDCKVCDKIFTRRSDLNRHTLIHTGEKPFACELCEMAFREKTRLNSHMLIHTGDKRHVCHICQKTFKEKSSLRKHMLSHTGDRPYECYVCHKAFTQKTTLNSHILVHAGERPYECSACQKIFKDKATLKKHLSVHINEKTHECLICLKKFAHKAALNSHLSTNHTS